From Danio aesculapii chromosome 18, fDanAes4.1, whole genome shotgun sequence, a single genomic window includes:
- the psme3ip1 gene encoding LOW QUALITY PROTEIN: PSME3-interacting protein (The sequence of the model RefSeq protein was modified relative to this genomic sequence to represent the inferred CDS: deleted 1 base in 1 codon), with the protein MADLSRKFVSESELDEKRKKRQEEWEKVRKPDDPEEVPEEEYDPRSLFERLQEQKDKKQEEYEEQFKFKNMVKGLDEDETSFLDEVSRKQSLIEKHRREEDAQEIKEYRSALQKLAATDSQKKESEKKAGPKPSEHKTSHLSQAHLLAGAVKRRSSSQSSEGSKKQKTEETVTGNGSQTEQKSVDPKSPSAGANRSGVLHLPSAAVCVGILPGLGAYSGSSDSESSSDLEV; encoded by the exons ATGGCAGACCTCAGCCGAAAGTTTGTGTCAGAGTCTGAACTCGACGAGAAACGG AAAAAAAGGCAGGAAGAATGGGAGAAAGTCCGCAAGCCGGATGACCCAGAGG AGGTGCCCGAGGAAGAATATGACCCTCGATCTCTGTTTGAAAGGCTACAAGAGCAAAAGGACAAGAAGCAGGAAGAATATGAGGAGCAGTTCAAATTCA AGAACATGGTTAAAGGCTTGGATGAAGACGAGACCAGTTTTCTTGATGAGGTCTCGCGGAAGCAGTCTCTAATAGAGAAACACAGACGGGAGGAGGACGCTCAGGAGATAAAAGAATACAGAA GCGCTCTGCAGAAGCTGGCAGCCACCGATAGCCAGAAGAAGGAGTCAGAGAAAAAAGCAGGACCCAAACCTTCAGAGCACAAGACCAGTCACCTGTCACAGGCCCACCTGCTTGCTGGAGCAGTCAAACGACGCAG CTCATCTCAGTCCTCAGAAGGGAGTAAAAAGCAGAAAACAGAGGAGACGGTAACAGGCAATGGCAGTCAGACAG AGCAGAAGAGCGTGGACCCCAAATCCCCCAGCGCGGGTGCAAACCGCTCCGGCGTCCTCCACCTGCCCTCGGCAGCCGTGTGTGTGGGGATCCTCCCAGGGCTCGGCGCATACTCGGGCAGCAGCGACTCCGAGTCCAGCAGCGACCTCGAAG TTTAA